One Pseudomonas muyukensis DNA segment encodes these proteins:
- a CDS encoding histidine triad nucleotide-binding protein, producing the protein MDDLFLKIINREIPADIIYEDEQILAFKDIAPAAPVHFLVIPKKHIRTLNDLTEEDKALAGHILFTAQRLAVEQGCEEGFRVVMNCNPKGGQTVYHIHMHVLGQRQMNWPPG; encoded by the coding sequence GTGGACGATCTATTCCTCAAAATCATCAACCGGGAAATCCCGGCGGATATCATCTACGAAGACGAGCAGATCCTCGCCTTCAAGGATATCGCCCCCGCGGCGCCGGTTCATTTCCTGGTCATCCCGAAGAAACACATCCGCACCCTCAACGACCTGACCGAAGAGGACAAGGCCCTGGCCGGGCACATCCTGTTCACCGCCCAGCGCCTGGCCGTCGAACAAGGCTGCGAGGAAGGCTTCCGCGTGGTCATGAACTGCAACCCGAAAGGCGGCCAGACCGTCTACCACATCCATATGCACGTGCTTGGCCAGCGCCAGATGAACTGGCCTCCGGGCTGA